A genomic window from Salvelinus alpinus chromosome 10, SLU_Salpinus.1, whole genome shotgun sequence includes:
- the cd247 gene encoding T-cell surface glycoprotein CD3 zeta chain, whose protein sequence is MDPRKWTGGLLVLSTALPYVEAMTPLYDPKLCYILDGFLLLYGLIITGLLLREKFFKSKILEDDDIYTDLKPTDGGGYGRVNRRDPESATARDNRRNNDDTYTSLKKPTDDTYREIAVKDKQRRRNKNDQVYQGLSAATKDTYDSLQMQPLPPPR, encoded by the exons ATGGACCCTCGGAAGTGGACGGGAGGCCTGCTGGTTCTGTCTACTGCACTACCCTATGTCG AGGCGATGACCCCACTGTACGACCCTAAACTCTGCTACATTCTGGACGGCTTCCTCCTGCTCTACGGTCTCATCATCACTGGACTGTTGCTCAGAGAGAAA TTCTTCAAGTCCAAGATATTGGAGGATGATGATATCTACACT GATCTGAAACCTACGGACGGGGGCGGTTATGGACGAGTAAACAGAAGGGATCCAGAGAGTGCAACGGCACGCGAT AATCGCAGGAATAATGACGACACTTACACG TCCCTTAAAAAACCAACAGACGACACGTACAGGGAGATCGCTGTGAAGGACAAGCAGCGCCGTAGGAACAAGAACGACCAGGTGTACCAG GGTCTGAGTGCCGCCACCAAGGATACCTATGACTCTCTCCAGATGCAGCCTCTCCCTCCGCCTCGCTAA
- the creg1 gene encoding protein CREG1, protein MEEMEVNMNTLLAAGLLLLFAMPGELYRIPPHEEVARMARFVANQCNWASMATISTHEPVQGQPFSNAFSTSDGPVGSGTGVPYMYLTTMEISVQDLKVNPQASLSMSLAQTDFCKNQGYDPQDPLCAHIIFSGSVLEINGTEATFAKKALFSRHPEMVDWPTDHNWFFAKMNITKVWVLDYFGGVKTVTPEDYFKATPFKATPYKRHH, encoded by the exons ATGGAGGAGATGGAAGTCAACATGAACACATTGCTGGCAGCAGGGCTTCTACTGCTTTTCGCTATGCCCGGCGAACTTTACAGAATCCCTCCGCACGAGGAAGTCGCTAGGATGGCTAGATTCGTCGCCAACCAGTGCAACTGGGCTTCCATGGCCACAATATCGACCCATGAGCCAGTGCAAGGACAACCCTTCTCCAATGCGTTCTCTACCAGTGACGGGCCAGTTGGGTCTGGGACTGGGGTGCCCTACATGTACCTCACCACTATGGAGATCTCTGTCCAGGATTTAAAG GTGAACCCCCAGGCTTCCTTGTCCATGTCCCTGGCCCAGACAGACTTCTGTAAGAACCAAGGATACGACCCTCAGGATCCCCTTTGTGCCCACATCATCTTCTCTGGCTCTGTGCTGGAG ATTAACGGTACAGAGGCCACCTTTGCCAAGAAAGCCCTGTTCAGCCGCCACCCTGAGATGGTCGACTGGCCCACCGACCACAACTGGTTCTTTGCCAAGATGAACATCACCAAAGTGTGGGTTCTGGACTACTTTGGAGGGGTGAAGACAGTCACCCCAGAAGACTACTTCAAGGCTACACCCTTCAAGGCTACACCCTACAAGAGACACCACTGA
- the setdb2 gene encoding histone-lysine N-methyltransferase SETDB2 isoform X1 — MDGSEKTEVVRAKSFWVQVDVEQAFDELYEYLTHLKHAIKTCTATDREYVQGMNMITLLDSGLIVTPATTGPATTTASATNTAPATGNESFVEVVIGAEILTVSVPDIDDPQTPLPPQQTEPVSPPSPLRYDGSIIPLSPPYPNREDLMAPMLPLQLPYQLHTCSQACVPHLPPSAHHFRGHNPLRIPLLCSFQRQCAPTPPLTTGIETDCDGTEPDSKGEGSEGAELDSEVTERGVVYKAPCGLSLGTPGEVLCFLVATESHGVLQVDDFTFDPLVQLECLRPPQWRPPGLAERDLSRGSEPTPVELCLREEGVRPEDFRYRKERWPHGCFLSSGPLFTTCCDCTDGCGDAESCACARLTPGGKHYSHQRLSEPVPKGLYECGPWCGCDRGMCQNRVVQRGLRVRLQVFPTGNKGWGVRSRDDLDKGTFVCTYAGVVLRAGLDSDEPLPPKRQKADLPSDDEVEVVDEWLAPAGEGRVPAETLEPSPPSSPPDGLHVPVIQRPGVELSPQIQAVLVGSSLPVQPLTGMEGLEQENGVQKPQLNSQPDIKEVDIKEVDVKLSVSTSPKKLGPKQNPMEHLYYLDATKEGNVGRFINHSCDPNLFVQNVFTDSHDPNFPVIAFFTSKVVKAGTELTWNYSHSPDSDPEQEVTCQFGCEGCQGLLA; from the exons ATGGATGGGTCAGAGAAAACAGAAGTTG TGAGGGCAAAGTCATTCTGGGTACAGGTGGATGTGGAACAAGCATTTGATGAGCTGTATGAATATCTGACACACCTGAAGCATGCCATCAAGACCTGCACTGCTACAGACAGAG aATATGTCCAGGGGATGAATATGATTACCTTATTGGATTCCGGGTTGATTGTGACACCGGCAACTACAGGCCCAGCTACAACTACAGCCTCAGCTACAAATACAGCCCCTGCCACTGGGAATGAGTCTTTTGTGGAGGTGGTTATTGGTGCAG AAATCCTCACAGTTTCAGTCCCTGATATTGACGACCCCCAGACTCCACTGCCCCCCCAACAGACAGAGCCCgtctcccctccctcacccctccgtTACGATGGCTCCATCATCCCCCTGTCGCCCCCCTACCCCAACAGAGAGGACCTCATGGCTCCCATGCTGCCCCTCCAGCTCCCCTACCAGCTCCATACCTGCAGCCAGGCCTGTGTGCCCCACCTGCCCCCGTCCGCACACCACTTCCGGGGCCACAACCCTCTCAGGATCCCCCTACTCTGCTCCTTCCAGCGGCAGTGTGCTCCCACCCCACCTCTCACTACAGGGATTGAGACCGATTGTGATGGGACTGAACCAGACTCTAAGGGGGAGGGCTCTGAGGGTGCAGAGTTGGACTCTGAGGTCACGGAGCGGGGCGTTGTTTACAAGGCTCCATGTGGACTGAGTCTCGGCACCCCAGGGGAGGTGCTATGTTTTCTGGTTGCCACAGAGAGTCACGGCGTTCTGCAGGTGGACGACTTCACCTTTGACCCCCTGGTGCAGTTGGAGTGTCTGCGGCCACCGCAGTGGCGCCCACCCGGTCTGGCCGAGAGGGACCTGAGCCGGGGGTCAGAGCCAACACCGGTGGAGTTGTGCCTGCGGGAGGAAGGAGTGCGGCCGGAGGACTTCCGCTACAGGAAGGAGCGTTGGCCTCACGGCTGTTTCCTCAGTTCGGGCCCGCTGTTCACCACCTGCTGCGACTGCACTGACGGCTGTGGTGACGCGGAGAGCTGCGCCTGCGCTCGTCTGACCCCCGGCGGCAAACACTACTCCCACCAGAGGCTGTCTGAGCCTGTGCCCAAAGG GCTGTACGAATGTGGTCCATGGTGTGGGTGTGACCGTGGTATGTGCCAGAACCGTGTGGTTCAGCGGGGTCTGCGTGTCCGGCTGCAGGTCTTCCCCACCGGAAACAAAGGATGGGGGGTGCGTAGCCGTGACGACCTGGACAAGGGCACGTTCGTGTGCACATACGCAG GTGTAGTTCTCAGGGCAGGACTGGACTCCGACGAGCCCCTCCCACCCAAGCGCCAGAAGGCGGACCTTCCCTCCGACGACGAGGTGGAGGTGGTAGATGAGTGGCTGGCGCCGGCAGGGGAGGGACGAGTGCCTGCAGAGACCCTGGAGCCCTCGCCCCCCTCCTCACCTCCTGACGGGCTTCATGTGCCCGTTATCCAGAGGCCCGGGGTGGAGCTTTCTCCACAGATACAAGCCGTGTTGGTGGGGAGCTCCCTGCCAGTCCAACCTCTCACAG GCATGGAGGGTCTGGAGCAAGAGAATGGGGTACAGAAGCCACAGCTGAATTCCCAACCAGACATCAAAGAAGTGGACATAAAAGAAGTGGATGTGAAGCTGTCTGTGTCCACAAGCCCCAAAAAACTGGGCCCAAAGCAGAACCCTATGGAGCACCTGTATTACCTAGATGCCACGAAGGAGGGGAATGTGGGAAGGTTCATAAAT CACAGCTGCGACCCCAACCTATTTGTGCAGAACGTCTTCACTGACTCTCATGATCCAAACTTCCCCGTCATTGCCTTCTTCACCAGCAA AGTGGTGAAGGCGGGGACTGAGTTGACCTGGAACTACTCCCACAGCCCTGACAGTGACCCGGAACAGGAAGTGACATGTCAGTTTGGCTGTGAAGGCTGTCAGGGACTGCTGGCATGA
- the setdb2 gene encoding histone-lysine N-methyltransferase SETDB2 isoform X2: MDGSEKTEVVRAKSFWVQVDVEQAFDELYEYLTHLKHAIKTCTATDREYVQGMNMITLLDSGLIVTPATTGPATTTASATNTAPATGNESFVEVVIGAEILTVSVPDIDDPQTPLPPQQTEPVSPPSPLRYDGSIIPLSPPYPNREDLMAPMLPLQLPYQLHTCSQACVPHLPPSAHHFRGHNPLRIPLLCSFQRQCAPTPPLTTGIETDCDGTEPDSKGEGSEGAELDSEVTERGVVYKAPCGLSLGTPGEVLCFLVATESHGVLQVDDFTFDPLVQLECLRPPQWRPPGLAERDLSRGSEPTPVELCLREEGVRPEDFRYRKERWPHGCFLSSGPLFTTCCDCTDGCGDAESCACARLTPGGKHYSHQRLSEPVPKGLYECGPWCGCDRGMCQNRVVQRGLRVRLQVFPTGNKGWGVRSRDDLDKGTFVCTYAGVVLRAGLDSDEPLPPKRQKADLPSDDEVEVVDEWLAPAGEGRVPAETLEPSPPSSPPDGLHVPVIQRPGVELSPQIQAVLVGSSLPVQPLTGMEGLEQENGVQKPQLNSQPDIKEVDIKEVDVKLSVSTSPKKLGPKQNPMEHLYYLDATKEGNVGRFINLRPQPICAERLH, from the exons ATGGATGGGTCAGAGAAAACAGAAGTTG TGAGGGCAAAGTCATTCTGGGTACAGGTGGATGTGGAACAAGCATTTGATGAGCTGTATGAATATCTGACACACCTGAAGCATGCCATCAAGACCTGCACTGCTACAGACAGAG aATATGTCCAGGGGATGAATATGATTACCTTATTGGATTCCGGGTTGATTGTGACACCGGCAACTACAGGCCCAGCTACAACTACAGCCTCAGCTACAAATACAGCCCCTGCCACTGGGAATGAGTCTTTTGTGGAGGTGGTTATTGGTGCAG AAATCCTCACAGTTTCAGTCCCTGATATTGACGACCCCCAGACTCCACTGCCCCCCCAACAGACAGAGCCCgtctcccctccctcacccctccgtTACGATGGCTCCATCATCCCCCTGTCGCCCCCCTACCCCAACAGAGAGGACCTCATGGCTCCCATGCTGCCCCTCCAGCTCCCCTACCAGCTCCATACCTGCAGCCAGGCCTGTGTGCCCCACCTGCCCCCGTCCGCACACCACTTCCGGGGCCACAACCCTCTCAGGATCCCCCTACTCTGCTCCTTCCAGCGGCAGTGTGCTCCCACCCCACCTCTCACTACAGGGATTGAGACCGATTGTGATGGGACTGAACCAGACTCTAAGGGGGAGGGCTCTGAGGGTGCAGAGTTGGACTCTGAGGTCACGGAGCGGGGCGTTGTTTACAAGGCTCCATGTGGACTGAGTCTCGGCACCCCAGGGGAGGTGCTATGTTTTCTGGTTGCCACAGAGAGTCACGGCGTTCTGCAGGTGGACGACTTCACCTTTGACCCCCTGGTGCAGTTGGAGTGTCTGCGGCCACCGCAGTGGCGCCCACCCGGTCTGGCCGAGAGGGACCTGAGCCGGGGGTCAGAGCCAACACCGGTGGAGTTGTGCCTGCGGGAGGAAGGAGTGCGGCCGGAGGACTTCCGCTACAGGAAGGAGCGTTGGCCTCACGGCTGTTTCCTCAGTTCGGGCCCGCTGTTCACCACCTGCTGCGACTGCACTGACGGCTGTGGTGACGCGGAGAGCTGCGCCTGCGCTCGTCTGACCCCCGGCGGCAAACACTACTCCCACCAGAGGCTGTCTGAGCCTGTGCCCAAAGG GCTGTACGAATGTGGTCCATGGTGTGGGTGTGACCGTGGTATGTGCCAGAACCGTGTGGTTCAGCGGGGTCTGCGTGTCCGGCTGCAGGTCTTCCCCACCGGAAACAAAGGATGGGGGGTGCGTAGCCGTGACGACCTGGACAAGGGCACGTTCGTGTGCACATACGCAG GTGTAGTTCTCAGGGCAGGACTGGACTCCGACGAGCCCCTCCCACCCAAGCGCCAGAAGGCGGACCTTCCCTCCGACGACGAGGTGGAGGTGGTAGATGAGTGGCTGGCGCCGGCAGGGGAGGGACGAGTGCCTGCAGAGACCCTGGAGCCCTCGCCCCCCTCCTCACCTCCTGACGGGCTTCATGTGCCCGTTATCCAGAGGCCCGGGGTGGAGCTTTCTCCACAGATACAAGCCGTGTTGGTGGGGAGCTCCCTGCCAGTCCAACCTCTCACAG GCATGGAGGGTCTGGAGCAAGAGAATGGGGTACAGAAGCCACAGCTGAATTCCCAACCAGACATCAAAGAAGTGGACATAAAAGAAGTGGATGTGAAGCTGTCTGTGTCCACAAGCCCCAAAAAACTGGGCCCAAAGCAGAACCCTATGGAGCACCTGTATTACCTAGATGCCACGAAGGAGGGGAATGTGGGAAGGTTCATAAAT CTGCGACCCCAACCTATTTGTGCAGAACGTCTTCACTGA
- the LOC139532541 gene encoding uncharacterized protein: protein MTQVRRSVGEAVWGMCAADAMSMPVHWYYNIDDIKRDFGGWITGFNAPNNRHPSSILTLSNSAGSGRTAWSSGGNRPHVVGSVILHNKLKFWKASGGSVHYHQGLQAGENTLNAICSLRVAQALTRGKFSSVAEPAARGAVLADYVHFMTTPGTHGDTYAESFHRAFFSDWQDPRPTSSSKVLEFAEQRYQQKMSVPDSQLDAIGCLPMAIPFVLLSATANEDQAVSAAVEFVRLTHPHPKVEKYVTLYARALHATLNGACLKQQAEAALKSPDLDAWDTCKPYIQKAARFPTSSAEGLKVHQSAVEMLGMACYTQGALSSMFYLAHEFHSDHHGGILANTNCGGENCNRGSALGALLGARAGYTGGSVPQEWKDGLRNAQEPIHEILKML, encoded by the exons ATGACCCAGGTGCGAAGGTCGGTGGGAGAGGCGGTGTGGGGAATGTGTGCCGCCGACGCCATGTCCATGCCCGTGCACTGGTACTACAACATCGATGACATCAAGAGAGATTTTGGAGGATGGATCACCGGCTTCAACGCACCCAACAACAGACACCCGTCCAGCATCCTCACCCTCTCCAACTCAG CGGGGAGCGGTCGCACTGCATGGTCCTCTGGTGGGAACAGGCCCCATGTTGTGGGTAGCGTAATCCTCCATAACAAGCTCAAGTTCTGGAAGGCATCAGGCGGATCGGTCCACTATCACCAAG GTCTCCAGGCAGGTGAGAATACCCTGAATGCCATCTGCTCCCTGAGGGTGGCACAGGCCCTGACAAGGGGGAAGTTTTCCAGCGTGGCAGAACCAGCGGCGAGGGGGGCAGTGCTGGCTGATTACGTACACTTCATGACCACGCCAGGAACACATGGAGACACCTACGCAGAGTCCTTCCACAGAGCATTCTTCTCCGACTGGCAAGACCCCAGACCCACTTCCTCCAGCAAG GTGTTGGAGTTTGCAGAGCAGCGCTACCAGCAGAAGATGTCAGTCCCCGACAGCCAGCTAGACGCTATTGGCTGCCTCCCCATGGCCATCCCCTTTGTGCTTCTCTCTGCCACAGCCAATGAGGACCAAGCT gTGTCTGCAGCGGTAGAGTTTGTCCGGCTCACCCACCCCCACCCCAAGGTGGAGAAATATGTGACGCTGTATGCCCGAGCCCTCCATGCCACTCTGAATGGGGCGTGTCTGAAGCAGCAAGCGGAGGCCGCCCTCAAGTCACCCGACCTGGACGCATGGGACACTTGCAAGCCCTACATACAGAAAGCAGCCAGGTTTCCAACCTCTTCTGCAGAGGGGCTCAAGGTTCACCAGAGTGCAGTGGAAATGCTTGGCATGGCCTGCTACACCCAAG GTGCCCTCAGTAGTATGTTCTACCTAGCACACGAGTTTCACAGCGACCATCATGGAGGGATCCTGGCAAACACCAATTGTGGCg GAGAGAACTGCAACAGGGGTTCTGCTTTGGGGGCTCTGCTGGGTGCGAGGGCAGGGTACACGGGTGGATCTGTACCCCAGGAGTGGAAAGATGGATTGAGGAACGCACAGGAACCCATCCATGAAATACTAAAGATGCTCTGA